CAAATTACTAATTTTGAAAATTATGTAATTGCTAGTTTGTATAATTCAGTGACGAGAGATAAACAAAATAAAATTAATAATCAAAATTCTACGCTAGGTAAATTTAACTGGTGGGATGAATAAATGGAGGTGATTAAGTGTTAAAATTTTTACACCGATAGCAGTTGTGCCAAGGACTACAGCACAACAAAAGAAATTTTCAACAAAAACTAAAAGATTTTACGAAACAGGAAAGGTTAAAAATTCAAAGGCAACCTTACAACGTGCATTAAGTGGCTTCCAGCCAAAAGAAAAATATACAACAGCTATTAGATTAAAAGTAATATGGATTTTTGAACCAACACAAAATCTAAAGACGGTGAGAGAAAAGCAACTAGCCCCGATTTAGACAACTTACAGAAATTATTGCAAGATGTAATGTGTAAAATGGGCTTTTACAAAGATGATGGATTAATTACGGATCTAGAAGTCAGTAAGAGGTGGCATAAGAACAGTGGACTGTATATTGAGATTGAAGAAGTAGAGAAGATAGACAATGAATTTAATGAATTAATGGAGGATTAAAAAATGGAAGAGAAACTATTTAATTTGGTGAGAATTATGAAAAAAGAAACAAGCGGATATAACGGAGTTAAGAAAATTAACTTTGAATACAAGGAAAGAATTTATACATTGACTGAAGAGGGACTATATCCACTAGTAGAACACGCTGGTATTGATATTGATTTAACCAACTCACTAACAGATGTAACGGTTAAAAGTATGGAGTTTTAATCATGACAAAGCTTGATGATATTATGTGGAAATTGAATATGACTAATAAGAAATTAGCTAAATTAAGTGGGGTTAGTACTAATACTATCAATTTAATACGTACTGGGAACGGTAAAGGCAGTAGGAAGAGTATTAGAAAGATAGCTAGTGCATTAAATGTAAATGCAAATGAAATAGGAGATTAAGAGATGTTAGAGAAATTAGCTATAGTAGGATTAAT
This is a stretch of genomic DNA from Gemella haemolysans. It encodes these proteins:
- a CDS encoding RusA family crossover junction endodeoxyribonuclease, translated to MQDVMCKMGFYKDDGLITDLEVSKRWHKNSGLYIEIEEVEKIDNEFNELMED
- a CDS encoding helix-turn-helix transcriptional regulator; this encodes MTKLDDIMWKLNMTNKKLAKLSGVSTNTINLIRTGNGKGSRKSIRKIASALNVNANEIGD